A section of the Kluyveromyces lactis strain NRRL Y-1140 chromosome F complete sequence genome encodes:
- the PRE3 gene encoding proteasome core particle subunit beta 1 (highly similar to uniprot|P38624 YJL001W Saccharomyces cerevisiae PRE3 20S proteasome beta-type subunit): MDGIQVDMNRLKKGEVSLGTSIMAVTFKDGVILGADSRTTTGAYIANRVTDKLTKVHDKIWCCRSGSAADTQAVADIVQYHLELYTSQYGEPTTKVAASIFKTLCYENKDHLTAGIIVAGYDEKNKGEVYSIPLGGSVHKQSYSIAGSGSAFIYGYCDKNYKEDMTKEETIEFVKHSLSQAIKWDGSSGGVIRMVVLTAEGVERLIVYPDEYENL, encoded by the exons ATGGATGGAATTCAAGTTGATATGAACCGCTTGAAAAAGGGCGAAGTGAGTCTAGGTACTTCAAT TATGGCCGTgactttcaaagatggtgTGATCTTAGGGGCAGATTCCAGAACAACTACTGGTGCGTATATTGCCAACCGTGTCACAGATAAACTAACAAAGGTTCATGATAAAATCTGGTGTTGTAGGTCAGGTTCAGCAGCAGACACTCAGGCTGTTGCCGATATTGTACAGTACCATCTAGAATTGTACACCTCACAATATGGAGAACCTACAACCAAGGTTGCTGCATCGATCTTCAAGACATTATGTTACGAGAACAAGGATCATCTCACAGCAGGTATTATAGTGGCGGGCTACgatgaaaaaaacaaaggAGAGGTGTATAGTATACCTCTTGGTGGTTCTGTGCACAAGCAGTCGTACTCAATTGctggttctggttctgCTTTCATATATGGTTACTGTGACAAGAACTATAAGGAAGATATGactaaagaagaaacaatcGAATTTGTAAAACATTCTCTATCACAAGCCATCAAATGGGATGGTTCATCTGGTGGTGTCATTAGAATGGTTGTCCTTACTGCTGAAGGTGTGGAACGTTTAATTGTGTATCCCGATGAGTATGAAAACCTGTAG
- the SFI1 gene encoding Sfi1p (weakly similar to uniprot|Q12369 Saccharomyces cerevisiae YLL003W SFI1) translates to MNGTEGSDTVGSSTDALISPDYLHSTGSLVHKDFNELLRKQDLTGNLVEVPREHQAKGNTPEELLNGIFEIAADDMENANVQDNYSAENYNSISENFDELHANIYGGNIHIPILQRLYNMIQVFLLRHGLTLDFLTIFQRYVNLLGESNVDVLQDKYLLNLQNELSKGYDFSTILQDIITAFLLKPENVIMKLAYFQFKTERLLLKKVFSSWQLKCSLNYNLSELEEIWNKCVKKKFFQRWVQTSDIKCREWVKNGDEVYNQRLKTGFFDAWLDRIHQIDTKSQIADNFFLDNTFANIKAKHERLTQCFNRTKNVNQKHLLQKSFKLWKLKMCEGHYNPTTMKRYLLCKGFTEWKKKYAHEIYLRELATFSERNFHLSPFLNKWISQYQKKEAYELKLIEKSNIFIKRRFFEMILLADKLVNVESKVQECNTESLQRYVLYVWQKRFEERTNSHDYVVQQNTKIVRFYFSQWKLKSESYATANSHYTSLLKKKFIHSITLKCRAAQFNSSIKEAKYSKALKLWRKKFELNALAQEFDSLILKRYYNVVKNKQHSLKDLGNLSARCYDNDISKRHFMVWINRYKLLLSSQRKAEVFMKLRFITIIKRSINDTRMKTRLSIELSKGNSKMLVENLWKVWKTRLESKRLLNLEMLLDKFEDRRSLQFNQKFLSAWMKRSRFYTVECASIAEQSSDMSSLKNTMLQWTTKYSNIKLMHTEAAEIHDSISVSNAFDSILRKLEALQIQDSRLSMYVEEKQVKLLLKWTNKWSVKVLKLKRNEESVAMFRVRWNRANLRAIMSLWKEKAFSIVNYSSGNELASYSPQNDELTFQTPMKSPNNAAVTIPGSTRVKRNKMDRIRNRFSRARGAIPSPIKTTNVLDSTVKARLSDQRNTAAKDTTGAQATYLLSVNKRLAGKTRNISFNKIPETSLFGFPSPQPFEGPDPDKLKVDLDFLEGDSLPERDDSPTRRRSRPIQ, encoded by the coding sequence ATGAACGGTACGGAAGGTAGCGATACGGTGGGGTCTTCTACGGATGCATTGATTTCACCAGACTATTTACACTCCACCGGGTCATTGGTGCATAAGGACTTCAATGAACTCTTAAGGAAACAGGATCTCACGGGAAATCTTGTTGAAGTGCCGCGAGAGCATCAAGCTAAGGGAAACACTCCAGAAGAGTTACTTAAcggaatatttgaaatagCAGCGGATGATATGGAAAACGCGAATGTCCAGGATAATTACTCTGCAGAAAACTATAATAGTATATCAGAGAATTTCGATGAGTTACACGCCAATATATATGGTGGCAATATACACATTCCTATTCTCCAGCGACTATATAACATGATCCAAGTGTTCCTTCTGCGACATGGTTTGACTCTGGATTTTTTGACTATTTTCCAACGTTATGTGAATCTACTAGGTGAATCCAACGTTGATGTACTACAGGACAAGTATCTTTTAAATTTACAAAATGAATTAAGCAAAGGGTATGATTTTTCCACCATTTTACAAGACATCATCACAGCATTTCTTCTGAAGCCGGAGAACGTCATCATGAAATTGGCGTactttcaattcaagaCGGAAAGACTGTTACTGAAGAAAGTGTTTTCAAGCTGGCAATTGAAATGCTCTTTGAACTACAACCTTTCAGAGCTTGAAGAGATATGGAATAAGTGCgtaaagaaaaaattctttcaacgatGGGTCCAAACATCTGATATCAAATGCCGGGAATGGGTAAAAAACGGAGACGAAGTATACAACCAGAGACTCAAGACAGGTTTTTTTGATGCATGGCTTGATAGGATCCATCAAATAGATACAAAATCGCAGATTGCTGATAACTTTTTCTTGGATAATACCTTTGCAAACATAAAAGCGAAACACGAGAGGTTAACGCAATGCTTCAACAGAACGAAAAATGTCAATCAAAAGCATCTCCTTCAGAAATCGTTCAAGTTGTGGAAGCTAAAAATGTGTGAAGGTCATTATAATCCAACGACAATGAAACGATACTTACTTTGCAAAGGCTTCACAGaatggaaaaagaagtatGCACATGAAATATACCTAAGAGAACTCGCGACTTTCTCAGAACGAAACTTTCATCTAAGTCcgtttttgaataaatggATCTCGcaatatcaaaagaaagaggCATACGAGCTGAAACTCATAGAAAAAAGTAATATATTCATCAAACGAAGgttttttgaaatgattTTACTAGCAGATAAATTGGTTAATGTCGAGTCGAAGGTACAAGAGTGCAACACTGAATCTCTGCAACGATATGTTTTATATGTATGGCAAAAACGCTTCGAAGAAAGAACTAATAGTCATGATTACGTCGTTCAACAGAACACAAAGATTGTGCGCTTTTACTTTTCTCAATGGAAACTAAAATCGGAAAGTTACGCAACAGCGAATTCTCATTACACCtcacttttgaagaaaaaattcatcCATTCCATCACATTGAAATGCAGAGCAGCCCAATTCAACTCTTCAATAAAAGAAGCCAAATACTCGAAAGCTTTGAAACTTTGGCGTAAGAAATTTGAGCTGAACGCCCTTGCTCAGgaatttgattctttaatCCTTAAGAGATATTACAATGTTGTTAAAAATAAACAGCATTCTCTGAAAGATCTTGGGAATCTTTCAGCTCGATGTTATGATAATGATATCAGTAAGAGGCATTTTATGGTTTGGATTAATCGTTATAAACTATTGCTTTCATCACAAAGGAAAGCAGAAGTTTTCATGAAGCTGCGCTTTATTACCATTATCAAGCGTTCAATTAACGATACTCGTATGAAAACTCGTTTGTCGATTGAACTCTCTAAAGGTAACAGTAAAATGCTCGTTGAAAATTTGTGGAAAGTTTGGAAGACCCGGCTGGAATCTAAAAGGCTACTTAATCTTGAAATGTTGCTGGACAAGTTTGAAGATAGAAGATCTTTACAATTTAACCAAAAATTCCTTTCAGCATGGATGAAACGCTCTCGCTTCTACACAGTTGAATGTGCATCTATCGCAGAACAGAGCTCCGATATGAGTTCTCTGAAGAATACTATGCTCCAATGGACAACGAAATATTCCAACATAAAATTAATGCATACAGAGGCTGCCGAAATTCATGACAGCATATCTGTTTCCAATGCTTTTGATTCTATTCTTAGAAAGCTTGAGGCACTTCAAATTCAGGACTCTAGGTTGTCCATGTATGTCGAAGAAAAGCAGGTTAAGTTGTTACTGAAATGGACCAACAAGTGGAGCGTTAAGGTGTTAAAACTTAAGCGTAATGAAGAATCAGTTGCCATGTTTAGAGTGAGATGGAACAGAGCTAACCTTCGAGCTATTATGAGTTTATGGAAGGAGAAAGCGTTTTCAATCGTAAATTATTCGTCTGGTAACGAACTAGCTAGCTATTCTCCCCAAAATGATGAGTTGACATTTCAAACTCCCATGAAATCACCTAATAATGCTGCGGTAACGATACCTGGCTCCACAAGAgttaaaagaaataaaatgGATAGAATAAGGAATAGGTTTAGTAGGGCCCGGGGAGCAATACCAAGCCCAATCAAGACAACAAATGTGCTGGATAGCACTGTAAAGGCGAGATTAAGTGATCAGCGAAACACAGCTGCAAAGGACACTACAGGCGCACAGGCTACATATCTATTGAGTGTGAATAAAAGGTTAGCGggaaaaacaagaaacatCAGCTTCAACAAAATTCCAGAAACAAGCCTTTTCGGATTTCCATCGCCTCAGCCATTTGAAGGACCAGATCCAGATAAATTAAAAGTTGATCTCGACTTCTTGGAAGGCGATTCTCTGCCCGAACGTGACGATTCTCCAACTAGAAGAAGATCCAGACCGATTCAATGA
- the OST1 gene encoding dolichyl-diphosphooligosaccharide--protein glycotransferase subunit OST1 (similar to uniprot|P41543 Saccharomyces cerevisiae YJL002C OST1 Alpha subunit of the oligosaccharyltransferase complex of the ER lumen which catalyzes asparagine-linked glycosylation of newly synthesized proteins) has product MKYASLSSVVLLLINFGIGCAIAQHWENVEFTRTVDLSRSYVHEALQLTIRNIGDEADNLYMLPFTAEVADSLSAVSCMLKDKNIFIDCALTNQFEELPNGQKLQYGAVKLPGLLQPQGEVELVISYSYNTNRYPVPARIEMMDVQTLVLETESLPLSQYPTDKFTLNIIGTNSIEKLDEEKSKNSKRKSGSYSFTTDDVTEPFTFERSKFLYEHNLPLTRAANLNREAWVSHWASTIEFKEDYDLVNDAAELASGFSRSKFMMNGLGKKPSHALVALDMILPEDSHSHYYTDLVGMVSTSKIFASHYILKPRFPIYGGWKFNFTIGWTNPLSNYLKVLSDEEYILSVPLLQGPQDIFYDSVNLSVYLPEGAMIEEVQVPVMNYTSDTSYAHSYFDLTSGHTKVTIEMKNLNEELKDAPVFLKYRYSKSELLRKPASIAIYVFVALFSLFLIKQIQLIITA; this is encoded by the coding sequence ATGAAGTACGCATCATTGAGCTCGGTAGTTTTGTTACTGATCAATTTTGGCATTGGTTGTGCAATTGCACAACATTGGGAGAATGTCGAGTTCACTAGAACCGTAGACTTGTCAAGATCCTACGTCCACGAAGCCTTGCAACTAACAATTAGAAATATAGGGGATGAAGCAGACAATTTATATATGCTTCCATTCACCGCTGAAGTTGCAGACTCATTGTCAGCAGTTTCTTGTATGTTGAAGGATAAAaatattttcattgattGCGCGTTAACCAACCAGTTTGAAGAGCTTCCTAATGGTCAAAAATTACAATATGGAGCTGTGAAATTACCTGGTTTGCTTCAGCCTCAAGGAGAAGTTGAATTGGTCATCAGTTACAGTTATAACACCAACCGTTATCCTGTTCCTGCGCGTATTGAAATGATGGATGTGCAAACGTTGGTTTTAGAGACCGAGAGTCTTCCCCTTTCTCAATACCCCACCGATAAGTTCACATTAAATATCATTGGAACCaactcaattgaaaaattagatgaagaaaagagcaAGAACAGCAAGAGAAAATCTGGTTCGTACAGTTTCACCACCGACGATGTTACTGAACCATTCACTTTTGAGAGATCCAAATTCTTATATGAACATAATTTGCCTTTAACAAGAGCAGCAAATTTGAATAGAGAAGCATGGGTTTCCCATTGGGCCTCAACTATAGAATTTAAGGAAGATTATGACCTCGTTAATGATGCTGCTGAGCTAGCATCTGGGTTTTCAAGGTCTAAATTTATGATGAATGGTTTAGGTAAAAAACCAAGTCATGCTCTAGTAGCGCTTGATATGATCTTGCCAGAAGATTCTCATTCTCACTACTACACAGATTTAGTTGGAATGGTTTCTACTTCCAAAATCTTTGCTTCTCATTATATATTAAAACCaagatttccaatttaCGGTGGCTggaaattcaatttcacGATCGGCTGGACTAATCCTTTATCCAATTATTTAAAGGTTCtttctgatgaagaatatATTCTCTCAGTTCCTTTGCTACAAGGACCTCAAGACATTTTCTATGATTCGGTCAATTTATCTGTCTATCTTCCTGAAGGTGCAATGATTGAAGAGGTACAAGTCCCTGTCATGAACTATACCTCAGATACTTCATATGCTCATTCTTACTTTGATTTGACTTCTGGCCATACCAAGGTAActattgaaatgaaaaactTGAATGAGGAGTTGAAAGACGCACCAGTTTTCTTGAAGTATAGATACAGCAAATCTGAATTGTTGAGAAAGCCAGCATCGATTGCCATTTACGTGTTCGTAGCATTGTTcagtttgttcttgatcAAACAAATTCAGCTTATCATCACAGCTTAA
- the ORC3 gene encoding origin recognition complex subunit 3 (similar to uniprot|P54790 Saccharomyces cerevisiae YLL004W ORC3 Subunit of the origin recognition complex which directs DNA replication by binding to replication origins and is also involved in transcriptional silencing), whose product MELAAFAESQKQSFVFTPKFNRDSIDSYDNGSSPVPFVKLFDGLESDESVLSRWALYNKLHADFHTSVDTILDSIDREVVTNISNTIQSLISNPASEITRNDFKTLILLGSDAETKLEIPADTEDCYNVLVDIEPKDAPNVRLLLKRVIFKMLESMELKLQSDPNSATEEFDEEVMKSLRLYDMIVFQLFQPTYKKKLNLIINLKETETFYMNVLQEFIDLMKATLKIKGIQVCFVLNLTTNVEKFENNLDQSIIRALSYDLKTIDLSSTKGYKYSNLIFQSFLDCVDRKLNLSPKFVKFVLEKMDNNTNQNLQLLLKILDYSLMSYFFNNPYSIFIDVANINFLDEKYLDRLTKCQTFLNFVETMVNSRAPREEIVSLLNNENDTLEQFFVDFLVAENPINDKLHQIVNILENKLNIYDYNLIDLYYHMLNNRLVDYLSKWEACDKFRQEFDFENVQIVFQELFTLDNNNGLLSQGLFPFFRTNLEDNLLNSERILPRSKVIQRMANNDDEIRELDRKLNELIDPIICQVFTLYREARSFINVYDFFVAFKESLPKSEIYDLLKSVLAGDEVKTSVKDKSRKIMEKLDQDEFMDKLALVWFIKGLTECQYVGILKTQRYQTYEIVEKIIWRGI is encoded by the coding sequence ATGGAACTCGCTGCATTCGCTGAATCACAGAAACAGAGTTTTGTGTTTACTCCCAAGTTCAATAGagattcaattgattcGTACGATAATGGATCATCTCCAGTGCCATTCGTGAAGTTATTCGATGGTCTCGAGTCAGATGAGAGTGTCTTGTCTAGATGGGCTCTATACAATAAACTACACGCTGATTTCCATACTAGCGTTGACACTATTCTAGATTCTATCGATAGAGAAGTGGTAACGAATATTTCCAATACAATTCAAAGTCTTATATCCAATCCCGCATCAGAAATAACTAGGAACGATTTTAAGACGTTGATTCTTTTGGGTTCCGATGCAGAGACCAAACTTGAAATACCAGCTGATACCGAAGATTGTTATAACGTTTTAGTAGATATAGAGCCAAAGGATGCTCCAAATGTACgattgttgttgaaaagagtCATCTTTAAGATGTTGGAATCgatggaattgaaattacAATCCGATCCCAATAGCGCAACAGAAGAGTTTGATGAGGAGGTTATGAAAAGTCTCAGGTTATACGATATGATTGTCttccaattgtttcaaCCCACTTACAAGAAAAAACTGAACTTGATTataaatttgaaagaaactgaGACGTTTTATATGAACGTCTTACAAGAGTTTATAGATCTCATGAAAGCTACTTTGAAAATTAAAGGCATCCAAGTGTGTTTTGTGTTAAATCTAACAACCAATGTGGAAAAATTCGAAAATAATTTGGATCAGTCTATCATTAGAGCATTGAGTTATGATTTGAAGACTATCGATTTATCGAGTACAAAAGGGTACAAATACTCAAACTTGATCTTTCAATCTTTCCTAGATTGTGTCGATAGGAAGTTAAACTTATCCCCCAAATTCGTGAAGTTTGTGCTTGAAAAGATGGATAATAATACCAATCAgaatcttcaacttttgttGAAAATCTTGGATTACTCGCTGATGtcttattttttcaataatcCGTATTCGATATTCATTGACGTTGCCAACATTAATTTCCTAGATGAGAAATATCTGGATAGACTCACTAAATGCCAAACCTTTTTGAACTTTGTAGAAACTATGGTGAACTCAAGGGCTCCAAGGGAAGAAATTGTATCATTGCTcaacaatgaaaatgatacgttggaacaatttttcGTGGACTTCCTAGTGGCAGAAAACCCCATCAATGACAAATTACATCAAATCGTTAACATTTTGGAGAATAAACTCAATATTTACGATTACAATTTGATTGATTTGTATTACCACATGTTGAACAACAGATTAGTCGATTATTTGAGTAAATGGGAAGCATGCGACAAATTTCGCCAAGAATTCGATTTCGAAAACGTACAAATCGTTTTTCAAGAGCTATTCACGTTGGACAACAATAACGGACTGTTATCCCAAGGACTTTTCCCATTCTTCAGGACTAATTTGGAAGACAATCTGTTAAACTCGGAAAGAATCTTGCCGAGGAGTAAAGTCATCCAGCGTATGGCGAACAATGACGATGAGATACGTGAACTGGACAGAAAACTCAACGAATTAATAGACCCTATTATATGTCAAGTATTCACTCTTTATCGTGAAGCCCGCTCTTTCATCAATGTGTATGATTTCTTCGTTGccttcaaagaatcctTACCAAAATCAGAGATTTATGACCTATTAAAATCTGTTCTTGCAGGAGATGAGGTGAAAACCTCTGTCAAAGACAAGTCCCGAAAAATAATGGAAAAACTCGATCAGGACGAATTCATGGATAAGTTAGCGTTAGTTTGGTTCATCAAGGGGTTGACAGAATGTCAATACGTTGGGATCTTGAAAACTCAAAGATATCAGACATATGAAATTGTGGAAAAAATTATCTGGAGAGGTATTTGA
- the COX16 gene encoding Cox16p (highly similar to uniprot|P47081 Saccharomyces cerevisiae YJL003W COX16 Mitochondrial inner membrane protein required for assembly of cytochrome c oxidase) yields the protein MSFGGKKFRSKRQQLAYEASLAGRYQKHMNKNPFLWFGLPFCSVIVLGSFWLSEFTAVRYQQKDQKVQEMKEDDLVKMKANQRQFDIKEEYYRLQGLGEQDWEPKRIPRFKGESENVW from the coding sequence ATGAGTTTTGGTGGTAAGAAGTTCAGATCAAAAAGACAACAGCTGGCATATGAAGCGTCACTTGCTGGTAGGTACCAGAAACATATGAACAAGAATCCGTTCCTCTGGTTCGGTTTACCCTTTTGTTCAGTGATCGTTCTTGGTTCTTTTTGGTTATCTGAATTCACTGCTGTTAGATACCAACAGAAGGATCAGAAGGTTCAAGAAATGAAGGAAGACGATTTGGTAAAGATGAAGGCTAACCAAAGACAATTCGatataaaagaagaatactACAGGTTACAAGGTTTAGGCGAACAGGATTGGGAACCTAAAAGAATACCCAGATTCAAGGGTGAATCTGAAAACGTTTGGTAA